A genomic segment from Streptomyces sp. TLI_235 encodes:
- a CDS encoding RimJ/RimL family protein N-acetyltransferase, translating to MRRLSSLAVPELADGTVVLRRPEVADAATVLAGTRDPLVREFMQGVIPHQDLDAAARWLTDVPARLWALDRAAYFTVAAAEDGRAVGWAELVDLRPGEGAAEAAVWLLPEARSLRTATSALRLLCRFGFEQLGLGRIDAYAAADNMPVQVVGAYIGFRRAGFRPGLFRSSRTHALHDAVHATLVPEDLC from the coding sequence GTGCGTCGCCTGAGCTCCCTGGCCGTACCGGAACTGGCCGACGGCACCGTGGTGCTCCGACGGCCCGAGGTTGCGGACGCCGCGACCGTCCTGGCCGGCACCCGCGACCCGCTGGTCCGCGAGTTCATGCAGGGGGTGATCCCCCATCAGGACCTCGACGCCGCGGCGCGCTGGCTCACCGACGTCCCGGCACGCCTCTGGGCACTGGACCGGGCGGCGTACTTCACCGTGGCCGCGGCGGAGGACGGCCGCGCCGTCGGCTGGGCCGAACTCGTCGACCTGCGTCCCGGGGAGGGCGCCGCGGAGGCCGCCGTGTGGCTGCTGCCCGAGGCGCGCAGTCTCAGGACGGCCACGTCGGCGCTGCGCCTGCTCTGCCGCTTCGGCTTCGAGCAGCTCGGACTGGGCCGGATTGACGCGTACGCTGCGGCAGATAACATGCCTGTTCAGGTAGTTGGTGCCTATATCGGATTCCGCCGCGCCGGATTCCGTCCGGGACTGTTCCGCAGTTCGCGGACGCACGCGCTGCACGACGCCGTACACGCGACGCTGGTGCCCGAGGACCTGTGCTGA
- a CDS encoding phosphohistidine phosphatase — protein sequence MRGVSGSEPRTLVVLRHAKSAWPDGVPDLRRPLGPRGLRDAPVAGQWLAARGLVPGAVVCSPSLRTRQTFELAAAAWEAVPPVVFDERIYAADAEELVEVVRGLDPAVGTALLVGHQPGVQDLVELLAAGTGGDAMDRLQTKFPTSAIAVLDLAGPWRSTAPNTARLRDFTVPRG from the coding sequence ATGCGGGGTGTGAGTGGATCCGAACCCCGCACCCTGGTCGTGCTGCGGCACGCTAAGTCCGCCTGGCCGGACGGTGTGCCGGACCTCCGTCGACCGCTCGGGCCGCGGGGGCTGCGGGACGCGCCGGTCGCCGGGCAGTGGCTGGCCGCGCGGGGGCTGGTGCCGGGCGCCGTGGTGTGCTCGCCCTCGCTGCGGACCCGGCAGACGTTCGAGCTGGCCGCGGCCGCGTGGGAGGCGGTGCCGCCCGTGGTCTTCGACGAGCGGATCTACGCCGCCGACGCGGAGGAACTGGTCGAGGTCGTCCGCGGTCTGGATCCGGCCGTGGGCACCGCCCTGCTGGTCGGCCACCAGCCCGGGGTGCAGGACCTGGTCGAGCTGCTGGCCGCCGGCACCGGCGGCGATGCCATGGACCGGTTGCAGACCAAGTTCCCCACCAGTGCCATCGCCGTGCTCGACCTCGCCGGCCCCTGGCGGAGCACCGCGCCAAACACCGCCCGTCTGCGGGACTTCACCGTCCCGCGCGGCTGA
- a CDS encoding RimJ/RimL family protein N-acetyltransferase: protein MGRARIRIEPWTDADLELLRRVNTPAMKKHVGGPETEERLLLRHRRYLDFVPAGLGCMYRVVLLPEGEPVGTVGYGTRTWQGQTVYEMGWNILPPYQGRGLAVAAARAAVAAARTDGRRRHLHAFPSVGNPASNAVCARAGFTLLGETDFEFPPGTWMRSHDWRVDLTAPAAGKPEDDAPQG, encoded by the coding sequence ATGGGACGGGCACGGATACGGATCGAGCCGTGGACGGACGCCGACCTCGAGCTGCTGCGCCGGGTCAACACCCCGGCGATGAAGAAGCACGTCGGCGGCCCGGAGACCGAGGAACGGCTCCTGCTGCGCCACCGCCGCTACCTGGACTTCGTCCCCGCGGGACTGGGCTGCATGTACCGCGTCGTGCTGCTGCCCGAGGGCGAGCCCGTCGGCACGGTCGGCTACGGCACCCGGACCTGGCAGGGCCAGACGGTGTACGAGATGGGCTGGAACATCCTGCCGCCGTACCAGGGCCGGGGCCTCGCGGTCGCCGCCGCCCGGGCCGCCGTCGCGGCCGCCCGTACCGACGGCCGCCGCCGCCACCTGCACGCCTTCCCGTCCGTCGGCAACCCGGCCTCCAACGCGGTCTGCGCCAGGGCCGGCTTCACCCTCCTCGGCGAGACCGACTTCGAGTTCCCGCCCGGCACCTGGATGCGCAGCCACGACTGGCGCGTGGACCTCACGGCGCCCGCGGCCGGGAAGCCCGAGGACGACGCCCCGCAGGGCTGA
- a CDS encoding cystathione beta-lyase: MTGPTHQPPAEPADTARTDPLVRLSLEQLRQRTSMKWRAHPEDVLPLWVAEMDVPLAPAVTEALRAAVDLGDTGYPHGTGYAESLAAFAAERWSWDGLRVEHTALVPDVMLGIVETLRLVTGPGDAVVVCPPVYPPFYAFVGHDGREIVEAPLGPDLRLDLAALDEAFRRARRGGRRAAFLMSNPHNPTGTVHTRAELEAVAVLAREHGVRVVSDEIHAPLVLPGAVFTPFLAVPGAENGFILTSASKAWNLAGLKAALAVAGPEAADDLRRMPEEVGHGPSHLGVIAHTAAFRDGTRWLDDLLTGLAANRTLLGRLVAEHLPGVRYLPPEGTYLAWLDFTDLGLHDGEPQAGPGVVGELAGPAKMFLDDARVALSSGHVFGTGGAGCVRLNFATPPVVLREALRRMGDALRMAG; this comes from the coding sequence GTGACCGGACCCACCCACCAACCGCCCGCCGAACCCGCGGACACCGCCCGGACGGACCCCCTCGTCCGGCTCTCCCTGGAGCAGCTCCGGCAGCGCACCAGCATGAAGTGGCGCGCCCACCCGGAGGACGTCCTGCCGCTCTGGGTCGCGGAGATGGACGTCCCGCTCGCCCCCGCCGTCACCGAGGCACTGCGCGCCGCCGTCGACCTCGGCGACACCGGGTACCCGCACGGCACCGGCTACGCGGAGTCCCTCGCGGCCTTCGCCGCCGAACGCTGGTCGTGGGACGGCCTGCGGGTCGAGCACACCGCCCTCGTACCGGACGTTATGCTGGGCATCGTCGAGACACTCCGCCTGGTCACCGGCCCCGGCGACGCCGTCGTCGTCTGCCCGCCCGTCTACCCTCCGTTCTACGCCTTCGTCGGCCACGACGGCCGCGAGATCGTCGAGGCACCGCTCGGCCCCGACCTGCGGCTCGACCTCGCCGCCCTCGACGAGGCCTTCCGCCGAGCCCGGCGCGGCGGCCGACGCGCCGCGTTCCTGATGAGCAACCCGCACAACCCCACCGGCACCGTGCACACCCGCGCCGAACTGGAGGCGGTCGCGGTGCTCGCCCGCGAGCACGGCGTCCGGGTGGTCTCCGACGAGATCCACGCCCCGCTGGTGCTGCCCGGCGCCGTCTTCACCCCGTTCCTCGCCGTGCCGGGCGCCGAGAACGGCTTCATCCTGACCTCCGCGTCAAAGGCCTGGAACCTCGCCGGCCTCAAGGCCGCCCTCGCCGTCGCCGGACCGGAGGCCGCCGACGACCTGCGCCGCATGCCCGAGGAGGTCGGCCACGGCCCCAGCCACCTGGGCGTCATCGCCCACACCGCGGCCTTCCGCGACGGCACCCGGTGGCTCGACGACCTGCTGACCGGGCTCGCCGCCAACCGCACCCTGCTCGGCCGGCTCGTCGCCGAACACCTCCCCGGTGTCCGGTACCTCCCGCCCGAGGGCACCTACCTCGCCTGGCTGGACTTCACCGACCTCGGCCTGCACGACGGCGAACCCCAGGCCGGCCCCGGCGTGGTGGGCGAACTCGCCGGCCCGGCGAAGATGTTCCTCGACGACGCCCGGGTCGCCCTCAGCTCCGGCCACGTCTTCGGCACCGGCGGCGCCGGATGCGTCCGGCTCAACTTCGCGACCCCGCCGGTCGTCCTGCGCGAGGCACTCCGCCGCATGGGCGACGCCCTGCGGATGGCAGGCTGA
- a CDS encoding lamin tail-like protein: MTAPRMPRWRRSLRVFLVAVAGPVLAVGTLAAPSAQAAASDDIRINEVVTTGSVNDSIELYNKGTAAVDVSGWILKDDNNGSNYTIASGTVLAAGGFRAFDVHNAFGLGSSDKARLYLPNGSTLVDSFTWSSHSAPSWSRCPDGTGAFGSAALTLGAANSCGGGGSPAAWPGGSSVATADASNVFGSDLSGLYQEGGVLWGAQNSGKLWRLVPNGSGGWTPDTANGWTSGKTLRFPGGAGTPDSEGVTVTGAGAAGGVFVASERNGDASGTSRLSVLRYDVGGTGTSLTSTREWNLTADLASVGSNLGFEGITWVPDTALTAAGFKDGSTGAAYDPAGYGAHTGGVFFVGVEGTGSVHGYVLQDSGAFTRVASISSGMAGVMEVQWEPQASRLWVVCEDTCNGQHRTMQVDASGVFATTAVYNRPSGMADINNEGFALAGADECVAGTKPVYWADDSNTSGHALRRGTVSC, translated from the coding sequence GTGACCGCTCCCCGCATGCCCCGGTGGCGCCGCAGCCTCCGTGTCTTCCTCGTCGCCGTCGCCGGCCCGGTGCTGGCCGTCGGTACGCTCGCCGCGCCGTCGGCGCAGGCCGCCGCGTCGGACGACATCCGGATCAACGAGGTGGTGACCACCGGAAGCGTCAACGACTCGATCGAGCTCTACAACAAGGGCACGGCCGCCGTCGACGTGTCGGGCTGGATCCTCAAGGACGACAACAACGGCTCGAACTACACGATCGCCTCGGGGACGGTGCTGGCGGCGGGCGGGTTCCGGGCGTTCGACGTCCACAACGCGTTCGGCCTGGGCTCCTCCGACAAGGCGCGGCTGTACCTGCCGAACGGCAGCACGCTGGTCGACAGCTTCACCTGGAGCAGCCACTCCGCACCGTCCTGGTCGCGCTGCCCGGACGGCACGGGCGCGTTCGGGTCGGCGGCGCTGACCCTGGGTGCGGCGAACAGCTGCGGAGGCGGGGGCAGCCCTGCGGCGTGGCCGGGCGGCAGCTCGGTCGCCACGGCCGACGCCTCCAACGTCTTCGGCTCGGACCTGAGCGGCCTGTACCAGGAGGGCGGCGTGCTGTGGGGCGCGCAGAACTCCGGGAAGCTGTGGCGGCTCGTCCCGAACGGCTCCGGCGGCTGGACGCCGGACACCGCCAACGGCTGGACCTCGGGCAAGACGCTGCGCTTCCCGGGCGGCGCCGGCACCCCTGACAGCGAGGGTGTCACGGTCACCGGCGCGGGCGCCGCGGGCGGTGTGTTCGTCGCGAGCGAGCGCAACGGCGACGCGTCCGGCACCAGCCGGCTCTCGGTGCTGCGCTACGACGTCGGCGGCACCGGCACCTCGCTGACCTCCACCCGCGAGTGGAACCTGACCGCGGACCTGGCGTCGGTGGGCTCCAACCTCGGCTTCGAGGGCATCACCTGGGTCCCGGACACCGCGCTGACCGCGGCCGGGTTCAAGGACGGCTCGACGGGCGCCGCGTACGACCCGGCCGGGTACGGCGCGCACACCGGCGGTGTGTTCTTCGTCGGTGTCGAGGGCACCGGCAGTGTCCACGGCTACGTCCTGCAGGACTCGGGCGCTTTCACCCGGGTCGCCTCGATCAGCAGCGGGATGGCCGGGGTGATGGAGGTGCAGTGGGAGCCGCAGGCCTCGCGCCTGTGGGTGGTCTGCGAGGACACCTGCAACGGCCAGCACCGGACGATGCAGGTCGACGCCTCCGGCGTGTTCGCCACCACCGCGGTCTACAACCGCCCGAGCGGCATGGCGGACATCAACAACGAGGGCTTCGCCCTGGCCGGGGCCGACGAGTGCGTCGCCGGTACCAAGCCGGTGTACTGGGCCGACGACAGCAACACCTCCGGCCACGCGCTGCGCCGGGGCACCGTGTCCTGCTGA
- a CDS encoding glucose-6-phosphate 1-dehydrogenase: MTTRQVDALVIFGATGDLAKLETFPALVGLVERGVLDVPVVGVAKAGWGLEPFRAYAEASLTLNGMDPGSPAAVKLLGLLRYVDGDLDDDATYAAMSDAMGPGQRALYYLEVPPPLFGRIAQGIATAGRAENARIMVEKPFGTDLDSARALNATMHEYFTEDAIYRVDHWLGLDPVENVLFARFANSVLEPLLNRTHVESVQITMAEAFDVADRGRFYDRTGAVRDVVQNHMLQVLATVLADPPTGRGLQAWRDSKAQIVSSLRPLTPDTVVRGQYEGYLDVDGVAAGSTVETYAAIRLASDSWRWADVPIVIRAGKCLPVTATEVTIRFRRAPHDVFGLRPAPATNTLRFRVWPETQVVLTLAGKKPGGGWEPEHEELTFSERPGSDMRPYDRLIGAALDGDRWLFARQDTVEAAWRIVDPILGDAVPVHPYARGTWGPKEADALLPNGESWLDPAG; this comes from the coding sequence ATGACGACACGACAGGTGGACGCGCTGGTGATCTTCGGCGCGACCGGCGACCTCGCCAAGCTGGAAACCTTCCCCGCCCTGGTGGGCCTCGTCGAGCGCGGCGTCCTGGACGTCCCGGTGGTCGGCGTAGCCAAGGCCGGCTGGGGCCTGGAGCCGTTCCGCGCCTACGCCGAGGCCTCCCTCACCCTCAACGGCATGGACCCGGGCAGCCCGGCGGCCGTGAAGCTGCTGGGCCTGCTGCGCTACGTCGACGGGGACCTCGACGACGACGCCACCTACGCCGCCATGTCCGACGCCATGGGGCCCGGGCAGCGGGCGCTGTACTACCTGGAGGTGCCGCCGCCGCTGTTCGGCCGGATCGCCCAAGGCATCGCCACCGCCGGCCGGGCCGAGAACGCCAGGATCATGGTGGAGAAGCCGTTCGGCACCGACCTCGACAGCGCCCGCGCGCTCAACGCCACCATGCACGAGTACTTCACCGAGGACGCGATCTACCGGGTCGACCACTGGCTCGGGCTCGACCCGGTGGAGAACGTGCTGTTCGCACGGTTCGCGAACTCGGTGCTCGAGCCGCTGCTCAACCGCACCCACGTCGAGTCCGTGCAGATCACCATGGCCGAGGCCTTCGACGTGGCCGACCGCGGCCGGTTCTACGACCGCACCGGCGCCGTCCGGGACGTCGTCCAGAACCACATGCTGCAGGTCCTCGCCACCGTGCTCGCCGACCCGCCGACCGGCCGCGGCCTGCAGGCCTGGCGGGACTCCAAGGCCCAGATCGTCTCCTCGCTGCGCCCGCTCACCCCCGATACCGTGGTGCGCGGCCAGTACGAGGGGTACCTCGACGTCGACGGCGTCGCCGCAGGATCCACGGTCGAGACGTACGCGGCGATCCGCCTCGCCTCCGACTCCTGGCGGTGGGCCGACGTGCCGATCGTGATCCGCGCCGGCAAGTGCCTGCCGGTCACCGCCACCGAGGTCACGATCCGCTTCCGGCGGGCGCCGCACGACGTGTTCGGCCTCCGCCCGGCGCCCGCCACCAACACGCTGCGCTTCCGGGTCTGGCCGGAGACCCAGGTGGTGCTGACCCTGGCCGGCAAGAAGCCCGGCGGCGGCTGGGAGCCCGAGCACGAGGAGCTGACCTTCAGCGAGCGGCCCGGATCGGACATGCGGCCATACGACCGGCTGATCGGCGCGGCCCTCGACGGCGACCGGTGGCTGTTCGCCCGCCAGGACACCGTCGAGGCCGCGTGGCGGATCGTCGACCCGATCCTCGGCGACGCCGTCCCCGTCCACCCCTACGCCAGGGGCACCTGGGGGCCCAAGGAGGCCGACGCCCTGCTGCCGAACGGCGAGTCCTGGCTGGACCCGGCGGGCTGA
- a CDS encoding peptidoglycan/xylan/chitin deacetylase (PgdA/CDA1 family) (manually curated) produces MRAAGLGAVGAAVAACGARPRSTTAAPSPPPSPVPSSPVRPSPTASPSGPASAKALPADLPFQVSSGPRDGDRVALTFHGQGGADVAEALLAGAAAAGARITVLAVGTWLDEQPDIARRILDAGHELGNHTLTHRNISAMGADAAYAEIAGCAERLERLTGSRGRWLRPSQAEYCTPTLTAQARRAGYEHCLGYDVDSLDYTDPGPAAVRRNVMDRIRPGSVVSLHFGHHGTVLALPDILRDIEARGLRAVTASELFS; encoded by the coding sequence TTGCGTGCAGCGGGGCTCGGCGCGGTCGGTGCGGCCGTCGCGGCGTGCGGAGCGCGGCCGCGTTCCACCACCGCCGCGCCTTCGCCCCCGCCCTCACCTGTCCCGTCCTCACCTGTCCGGCCGTCGCCGACCGCGAGTCCGTCGGGGCCGGCCTCGGCGAAGGCGCTGCCCGCCGATCTGCCGTTCCAGGTGTCGTCGGGGCCGCGGGACGGCGACCGGGTGGCGCTGACCTTCCACGGCCAGGGCGGCGCGGACGTCGCGGAGGCGCTGCTCGCCGGGGCCGCCGCGGCCGGGGCGCGGATCACCGTGCTGGCGGTCGGCACCTGGCTGGACGAGCAGCCGGACATCGCCCGCCGGATCCTGGACGCCGGTCACGAGCTGGGCAACCACACCCTGACGCACCGCAACATCTCCGCGATGGGCGCGGACGCGGCCTACGCGGAGATCGCGGGCTGCGCGGAGCGGCTGGAGCGCCTCACCGGTTCGAGGGGCCGCTGGCTGCGCCCGTCCCAGGCCGAGTACTGCACGCCGACGCTGACGGCGCAGGCCCGCCGCGCCGGGTACGAGCACTGCCTCGGGTACGACGTGGATTCGCTCGACTACACCGATCCCGGTCCGGCGGCCGTCCGCAGGAACGTCATGGACCGGATCCGGCCCGGATCCGTGGTGAGCCTCCACTTCGGCCACCACGGCACGGTGCTCGCGCTGCCGGACATCCTGCGGGACATCGAGGCCCGCGGACTGCGCGCGGTGACCGCCTCCGAACTGTTCTCCTGA
- a CDS encoding TAP-like protein has protein sequence MLRLSTLAVALTSALALVTGAAATVSAARVQAATAKVEPVNWTPCNPDPSKPDPKIYDCAVYPVPLDYANPSGEKIGIAMMRRRAGDPAKRIGSLFLNPGGPGGSGYLWATTTRFEPRVTDSFDLVGFDPRGVARSNPLRCFTTDEDAAAVFDRMVGVPVTPAEIDATLAADKDYTDACARNAGELVKHMSTMNVVRDLDRMRQAVGDAKLTYAGFSYGTLIGATYANMYPDRTRALIIDGNVDPQLRLQNGLEYDRQRATGFELALGEFLKRCQTAGAPRCAFAAPDTRAKFDALRDHLRTAPVALPDGSTVTLSTFTSQVANALYAQSRQAPLARSLEALDQVVNPRQTLGAPAATGDAKLLAVLARAALREAPADTPYSSDDSYYGVNCQDKPFPPAPKLFPLVARAWELESPTFGRYQAFDAPPCATWPAPALWSERYTGPWNHRTATPVMVIGNTYDPATRYAFAQRMQRELGNAVLVTVDVVEHCAVGRSAALNALVTSYLVDRAAPRPGQLLKPDADPFPA, from the coding sequence TTGTTACGTCTGTCGACCCTGGCCGTGGCGCTCACCAGCGCGCTCGCCCTCGTCACCGGTGCGGCCGCCACAGTCTCGGCCGCGAGGGTACAGGCTGCGACGGCCAAGGTGGAACCGGTCAACTGGACGCCGTGCAACCCCGATCCGTCCAAGCCCGACCCCAAGATCTACGACTGCGCCGTCTACCCCGTCCCGCTCGACTACGCGAACCCGTCCGGCGAGAAGATCGGCATCGCGATGATGCGCCGCCGGGCCGGCGACCCCGCCAAGCGGATCGGCTCGCTCTTCCTCAACCCCGGCGGCCCCGGCGGCAGCGGATACCTGTGGGCCACCACCACCCGCTTCGAACCGCGGGTCACCGACAGCTTCGACCTGGTCGGCTTCGACCCCCGCGGCGTGGCGAGGAGCAACCCGCTGCGCTGCTTCACCACCGACGAGGACGCCGCCGCCGTCTTCGACCGCATGGTCGGCGTCCCCGTCACCCCGGCCGAGATCGACGCCACCCTCGCCGCCGACAAGGACTACACCGACGCCTGCGCGCGCAATGCCGGCGAGCTCGTCAAGCACATGTCCACCATGAACGTCGTCCGCGACCTCGACCGGATGCGCCAGGCCGTCGGCGACGCCAAACTCACCTACGCCGGCTTCTCCTACGGCACCCTGATCGGCGCCACCTACGCCAACATGTACCCGGACAGGACCCGCGCACTGATCATCGACGGCAACGTCGACCCGCAACTGCGCCTGCAGAACGGCCTCGAGTACGACCGGCAGCGCGCCACCGGGTTCGAACTCGCCCTCGGCGAGTTCCTGAAGCGCTGCCAGACCGCCGGGGCACCGCGCTGCGCCTTCGCCGCGCCGGACACCCGCGCCAAGTTCGATGCCCTCCGCGACCACCTGCGCACCGCCCCGGTCGCCCTGCCGGACGGCTCCACCGTCACCCTGTCCACCTTCACCAGCCAGGTCGCCAACGCCCTGTACGCCCAGAGCCGCCAGGCACCGCTGGCACGCTCGCTGGAGGCCCTGGACCAGGTGGTCAACCCCCGGCAGACCCTCGGCGCGCCCGCCGCCACCGGCGACGCGAAGCTGCTGGCCGTGCTCGCCCGGGCGGCCCTGCGCGAGGCCCCGGCGGACACTCCGTACAGCTCCGACGACTCCTACTACGGCGTCAACTGCCAGGACAAGCCGTTCCCGCCGGCCCCGAAGCTCTTCCCGCTGGTGGCCCGCGCCTGGGAGCTGGAGTCGCCGACCTTCGGCCGCTACCAGGCCTTCGACGCGCCGCCGTGCGCGACCTGGCCCGCACCGGCCCTCTGGTCCGAGCGCTACACCGGCCCGTGGAACCACCGGACCGCCACCCCGGTCATGGTGATCGGCAACACCTACGACCCGGCCACCCGGTACGCCTTCGCCCAGCGCATGCAGCGGGAGCTGGGCAACGCCGTCCTGGTCACCGTGGACGTCGTCGAGCACTGCGCGGTCGGCCGCAGCGCCGCACTCAACGCGCTGGTCACCTCGTACCTGGTGGACCGCGCCGCACCCCGGCCGGGGCAGCTCCTCAAGCCGGACGCCGACCCGTTCCCGGCGTGA
- a CDS encoding TAP-like protein, which produces MRIAHFTAAATAVLALVTTVPAATAAAPGAAAAARPAALSWGPCADTAADARQQCATLAVPLDHGDPNGPQLNLAVSRITAARPDRRRGVLLMVPGGPGNPGLNGPTGAARRLPQSVLDQYDLVGFDPRGVGRSTPVDCGLAHEDLSMTTLLPWPAPDGSITGNLAAARRIADACTRNGGPVLRSISTRNEARDMDRIRQALGERRISAWGVSYGTYAGAVYATMFPDRTDRIVLDSNDDPDPRRVERGWLAAYATGAEDRFPDFAAWASDPGHPEHRLADTPQQVRELFLRLAAKLDTAPLPWPGANPARLDGNTLRAAMLDTLYDDARFPRLAGLMLAADGRAALPPAATPPDAAMQNTVAVSVGTLCNDVRWPRSADGYARAVAADRTAHPLTAGMPVNVMPCAFWPSDPAEPPTEVTSEGPSNILMVQNLRDPATPYRGALRLRAALGDRARLVSVDSGGHDAYAAHGNACGDRLVTSFLVDGRRPAHDTLCPAEH; this is translated from the coding sequence ATGCGAATCGCCCACTTCACCGCCGCCGCCACCGCGGTCCTCGCCCTCGTCACCACCGTCCCGGCCGCGACCGCCGCCGCGCCGGGCGCCGCAGCGGCCGCCCGGCCGGCCGCGCTCTCCTGGGGCCCCTGCGCCGACACCGCCGCCGACGCCCGCCAGCAGTGCGCCACGCTCGCCGTGCCACTGGACCACGGCGATCCGAACGGTCCGCAGCTGAACCTCGCCGTCTCCCGGATCACCGCCGCCCGCCCCGACCGGCGCCGCGGCGTCCTGCTCATGGTCCCCGGCGGGCCCGGAAACCCGGGGCTCAACGGCCCCACCGGCGCCGCGCGGCGGCTGCCGCAGTCCGTCCTCGACCAGTACGACCTGGTCGGCTTCGACCCGCGCGGCGTCGGCCGCAGCACCCCCGTCGACTGCGGGCTCGCCCACGAGGACCTGTCGATGACCACCCTGCTGCCCTGGCCCGCCCCCGACGGCTCCATCACCGGCAACCTCGCCGCCGCCCGGCGCATCGCCGACGCCTGTACCCGCAACGGCGGGCCCGTACTGCGCAGCATCAGCACCCGGAACGAGGCCCGCGACATGGACCGCATCCGGCAGGCCCTCGGCGAACGCCGGATCTCCGCCTGGGGCGTCTCCTACGGCACCTACGCCGGCGCCGTCTACGCCACCATGTTCCCCGACCGCACCGACCGCATCGTGCTCGACAGCAACGACGACCCCGACCCGCGCCGCGTCGAGCGCGGCTGGCTTGCGGCCTACGCCACCGGCGCCGAGGACCGGTTCCCGGACTTCGCCGCCTGGGCCTCCGACCCCGGCCACCCGGAGCACCGGCTGGCCGACACCCCGCAGCAGGTCCGCGAGCTGTTCCTCCGGCTCGCCGCGAAGCTGGACACCGCCCCGCTGCCCTGGCCCGGCGCCAACCCGGCCCGCCTGGACGGCAACACGCTCCGCGCGGCGATGCTCGACACCCTCTACGACGACGCCCGCTTCCCCCGGCTCGCCGGGCTGATGCTCGCCGCCGACGGCCGGGCCGCGCTGCCCCCGGCCGCCACCCCGCCGGACGCCGCGATGCAGAACACCGTCGCGGTCTCCGTCGGCACCCTGTGCAACGACGTCCGCTGGCCCCGCTCCGCCGACGGCTACGCCCGCGCCGTCGCGGCCGACCGGACCGCGCACCCGCTCACCGCCGGCATGCCGGTGAACGTCATGCCCTGCGCCTTCTGGCCCTCGGACCCGGCCGAGCCGCCGACCGAGGTCACCTCCGAGGGGCCGTCGAACATCCTGATGGTGCAGAACCTGCGCGACCCCGCCACGCCCTACCGCGGCGCCCTCCGGCTGCGCGCCGCCCTCGGCGACCGGGCCCGCCTGGTGAGCGTCGACTCGGGCGGCCACGACGCCTACGCCGCCCACGGCAACGCCTGCGGCGACCGGCTGGTGACCAGCTTCCTGGTCGACGGCCGGCGGCCCGCACACGACACCCTCTGCCCGGCCGAGCACTGA
- a CDS encoding NTE family protein, whose translation MHTVDRALVLGPGGHVGTAWMAGLAYGLRRDGVDLGEADLIVGTSAGAIVGAILATGQDPGRLATSARPATHSLKADPGRTGEVFAVLGDRSLEPGEARRRVGRLALDGTDPQAEEALIAGRAALLGADTWPERRLLITAVCATTGEPVLWDRDSGVPLVHAVAASSAFPGAAPPVAVNGRRYMDGALRAGTNADLAAGARTLVVVEPMAHLFPREPLNQQLAAVGADAVVTIGPDPASVHAFGSDLADLAAWEPAYRAGLRQAGEVGAQLRSTWRTEADAG comes from the coding sequence ATGCACACCGTGGACCGAGCACTCGTCCTGGGCCCCGGAGGTCACGTCGGCACGGCCTGGATGGCCGGACTGGCCTACGGGTTGCGCCGCGACGGCGTGGATCTGGGCGAGGCCGACCTGATCGTCGGGACGTCGGCCGGCGCGATCGTCGGAGCGATACTCGCCACCGGGCAGGACCCGGGGCGGCTCGCGACTTCGGCTCGCCCGGCCACTCACAGCCTCAAGGCGGACCCCGGGCGGACGGGCGAGGTGTTCGCCGTACTCGGCGACCGCAGCCTGGAACCGGGCGAGGCCAGGCGTCGCGTCGGCCGCCTCGCGCTCGACGGCACCGACCCCCAGGCCGAGGAGGCGCTGATCGCGGGGCGCGCCGCCTTGCTCGGTGCGGACACGTGGCCGGAGCGACGACTGCTGATCACCGCCGTTTGCGCAACCACCGGTGAGCCCGTGCTGTGGGACCGCGACAGCGGTGTGCCGTTGGTGCACGCGGTGGCGGCGAGCAGCGCCTTCCCCGGGGCCGCGCCGCCCGTTGCCGTCAACGGCAGGCGATACATGGACGGTGCACTGCGGGCGGGCACCAACGCCGATCTCGCGGCCGGGGCCCGCACCCTGGTCGTGGTCGAGCCGATGGCCCACCTGTTTCCCCGCGAGCCGCTCAACCAGCAGTTGGCGGCCGTCGGGGCGGACGCGGTGGTGACCATCGGCCCCGACCCGGCGTCGGTGCACGCTTTCGGCTCGGACCTGGCCGACCTGGCAGCCTGGGAACCGGCCTACCGGGCGGGTCTTCGCCAGGCAGGCGAGGTCGGCGCGCAACTCCGCTCCACGTGGAGGACGGAAGCCGACGCGGGCTGA